From a region of the Toxotes jaculatrix isolate fToxJac2 chromosome 7, fToxJac2.pri, whole genome shotgun sequence genome:
- the kdm2ba gene encoding lysine (K)-specific demethylase 2Ba isoform X1, with the protein MALSLSGDDEEYDSESEQQRAANRPKPKMGTSSAVKLPSNRSSSGARRRRTRCRKCEACLRTECGECHFCKDMKKFGGPGRMKQSCIMRQCIAPVLPHTAVCVVCKEAGKEDTLEDEEDKFNFMLMECSICNEIVHPNCLKVSDASGVVNDELPNCWECPKCNHAGKSGKALKQKRGPGFKYASNLPGSLLREQKPVKEEGDASSAAKRRPDREETPRYRPEESLHRQPPLLSPSSLPRPRPEDKLRKKRKLFDDDEEEDASVRKKEKSDDPYFSKLLHQIKTEEDDEDACEEEDDEGREPHFRTGVEKKGRFGDTEEEGDDKDSKNEHLNPCIKTPVGDSDQSHCSSPQAGPSSEGGSETQEKGPRPKTRRKRRLPNRELSRELSKALNQEIQKTEDCLANENRQPLKVEPETENEEPKRLFRNGSELGDQRSHLKTKEMNGTPWELRHFYPSQITPLGFNRSTPTNRPVPPRSPPKCVQMERHVIRPPPISPPPDRLPLKDGKTHVIQREVWMKIFRYLTHQESCVCMRVCKTWNRWCCDKRLWTKIDLNRCTSITPLMLSGIIRRQPVSLDLSWTNISKKQLSWLINRLPGLRVLKLSGCSWAAVSALCTSSCPLLRTLDVQWVEGLKDAQMRDLLSPPTDNRPGQLDNRCKLRNVEDLRLAGLDITDTSLRLISRHMPLLSRLDLSYCNHINDQSVNLLTAAGTTTRDSLTEINLSVCNRVTDHSLSFFKRCGSICQIDLRFCKQVSKMACERFIAEMSVSVPFRLKEDKLLQKTS; encoded by the exons aTGGCCTTGTCATTGAGCGGAGACGATGAGGAATATGATTCAGAGTCTGAGCAG CAGCGGGCAGCCAACCGGCCGAAGCCCAAGATGGGGACGTCGTCAGCCGTTAAGCTGCCGTCCAACCGCAGCTCGTCCGGTGCCAGACGCAGGAGGACACGCTGCCGAAAGTGCGAAGCGTGCCTCCGCACTGAGTGTGGCGAGTGTCACTTCTGCAAGGACATGAAGAAGTTTGGAGGACCGGGCCGCATGAAGCAGTCCTGCATTATGAGGCAGTGCATTGCG CCCGTCCTACcccacacagcagtgtgtgtggtgtgtaaaGAGGCAGGGAAGGAGGATACActggaggacgaggaggacaaGTTCAACTTTATGCTGATGGAGTGCTCCATCTGCAACGAGATCGTCCATCCCAACTGCCTCAAG GTGAGCGATGCGTCTGGAGTGGTGAACGATGAACTCCCTAACTGCTGGGAATGTCCCAAATGCAaccatgctgggaaaagtggaaaa GCACTGAAGCAAAAAAGGGGTCCGGGCTTCAAATATGCCTCCAACCTCCCCGGCTCTCTGCTGAGGGAACAGAAGCctgtgaaggaggagggggacgCTTCCTCTGCAGCCAAGAGGAGACCCGACAGAGAGGAGACACCCAGGTACAGACCCGAGGAGTCTCTCCACCGACAGCCGCCACTGCTCTCCCCCAGCAGCCTGCCCAGGCCCAGGCCTGAGGACAaactgaggaagaagaggaagctgtttgatgatgatgaggaagaggatgcCAGTGTGAGGAAGAAG GAAAAGTCAGATGATCCATATTTTTCCAAACTTCTGCACCAAAtcaagacagaagaagatgaCGAAGATGcatgtgaggaggaggatgacgaaGGAAGGGAGCCTCACTTCCGGACTGGTGTAGAGAAGAAAGGGCGTTTTGGAGACACCGAAGAAGAAGGGGATGACAAGGACTCCAAGAATGAACATTTGAATCCCTGCATTAAAACCCCTGTGGGAGACAGTGACCAGTCTCACTGCAGCTCTCCTCAGGCCGGCCCCAGCAGCGAGGGCGGGAGCGAGACCCAGGAAAAAGGCCCGCGTCCAAAAACTCGCCGTAAACGCCGCTTACCCAACAGGGAGCTGAGCCGAGAACTGAGCAAAGCACTGAACCAAGAAATCCAGAAGACGGAGGACTGCCTGGCCAACGAGAACCGCCAACCCCTAAAGGTGGAGCCGGAGACGGAGAACGAGGAACCCAAGAGGTTGTTCCGCAACGGCAGTGAACTCGGGGATCAGAGGTCCCACCTCAAGACCAAAGAGATGAACGGGACGCCGTGGGAGCTGCGGCACTTTTACCCGAGTCAGATCACTCCACTGGGCTTCAACAGGAGCACCCCAACCAACCGGCCGGTGCCCCCACGCTCCCCACCCAAGTGTGTCCAAATGGAGCGGCACGTCATTCGGCCCCCTCCGATAAGCCCGCCTCCCGACAGACTACCACTAAAAGACGGTAAAACACACGTTATCCAACGTGAGGTCTGGATGAAGATCTTTCGCTATCTCACACACCAGGAGTCGTGTGTCTGCATGAGAGTCTGCAAGACGTGGAACAGATG GTGTTGTGATAAAAGACTGTGGACAAAGATCGATCTGAACCGCTGCACCTCCATCACTCCACTCATGCTGAGCGGGATTATCCGCCGACAGCCAGTTTCCCTAGACCTCAGCTGGACTAACATTTCCAAGAAGCAATTAAGCTGGCTTATTAACAGATTGCCAG GTCTGCGGGTGTTAAAGTTATCAGGGTGTTCTTGGGCTGCTGTGTCTGCTCTCTGCACCTCCAGCTGCCCTCTGCTGCGTACCCTGGACGTGCAGTGGGTGGAGGGACTTAAAGACGCACAGATGAGGGACCTCCTCTCACCCCCCACAGATAACAGACCAG GTCAACTAGACAACCGCTGCAAGTTGCGGAATGTGGAGGACCTGCGTCTGGCGGGTCTGGACATCACTGACACGTCTTTACGTCTCATCAGTCGGCACATGCCCTTGCTGTCTaggctggacctgagctactgCAACCATATCAACGACCAGTCAGTCAACTTACTGACAGCGGCAGGAACCACGACCAGGGACTCTCTAACAGAAATCAACCTGTCCG tttgtaACCGGGTCACAGACCATTCCCTAAGCTTTTTCAAGCGCTGTGGAAGCATCTGTCAGATAGACCTCCGATTCTGCAAGCAGGTGAGCAAGATGGCCTGCGAGAGGTTCATCGCAGAGATGTCTGTGAGTGTACCGTTCAGACTGAAAGAGGACAAACTGCTGCAGAAGACAAGCTAG
- the kdm2ba gene encoding lysine (K)-specific demethylase 2Ba isoform X2 translates to MALSLSGDDEEYDSESEQRAANRPKPKMGTSSAVKLPSNRSSSGARRRRTRCRKCEACLRTECGECHFCKDMKKFGGPGRMKQSCIMRQCIAPVLPHTAVCVVCKEAGKEDTLEDEEDKFNFMLMECSICNEIVHPNCLKVSDASGVVNDELPNCWECPKCNHAGKSGKALKQKRGPGFKYASNLPGSLLREQKPVKEEGDASSAAKRRPDREETPRYRPEESLHRQPPLLSPSSLPRPRPEDKLRKKRKLFDDDEEEDASVRKKEKSDDPYFSKLLHQIKTEEDDEDACEEEDDEGREPHFRTGVEKKGRFGDTEEEGDDKDSKNEHLNPCIKTPVGDSDQSHCSSPQAGPSSEGGSETQEKGPRPKTRRKRRLPNRELSRELSKALNQEIQKTEDCLANENRQPLKVEPETENEEPKRLFRNGSELGDQRSHLKTKEMNGTPWELRHFYPSQITPLGFNRSTPTNRPVPPRSPPKCVQMERHVIRPPPISPPPDRLPLKDGKTHVIQREVWMKIFRYLTHQESCVCMRVCKTWNRWCCDKRLWTKIDLNRCTSITPLMLSGIIRRQPVSLDLSWTNISKKQLSWLINRLPGLRVLKLSGCSWAAVSALCTSSCPLLRTLDVQWVEGLKDAQMRDLLSPPTDNRPGQLDNRCKLRNVEDLRLAGLDITDTSLRLISRHMPLLSRLDLSYCNHINDQSVNLLTAAGTTTRDSLTEINLSVCNRVTDHSLSFFKRCGSICQIDLRFCKQVSKMACERFIAEMSVSVPFRLKEDKLLQKTS, encoded by the exons aTGGCCTTGTCATTGAGCGGAGACGATGAGGAATATGATTCAGAGTCTGAGCAG CGGGCAGCCAACCGGCCGAAGCCCAAGATGGGGACGTCGTCAGCCGTTAAGCTGCCGTCCAACCGCAGCTCGTCCGGTGCCAGACGCAGGAGGACACGCTGCCGAAAGTGCGAAGCGTGCCTCCGCACTGAGTGTGGCGAGTGTCACTTCTGCAAGGACATGAAGAAGTTTGGAGGACCGGGCCGCATGAAGCAGTCCTGCATTATGAGGCAGTGCATTGCG CCCGTCCTACcccacacagcagtgtgtgtggtgtgtaaaGAGGCAGGGAAGGAGGATACActggaggacgaggaggacaaGTTCAACTTTATGCTGATGGAGTGCTCCATCTGCAACGAGATCGTCCATCCCAACTGCCTCAAG GTGAGCGATGCGTCTGGAGTGGTGAACGATGAACTCCCTAACTGCTGGGAATGTCCCAAATGCAaccatgctgggaaaagtggaaaa GCACTGAAGCAAAAAAGGGGTCCGGGCTTCAAATATGCCTCCAACCTCCCCGGCTCTCTGCTGAGGGAACAGAAGCctgtgaaggaggagggggacgCTTCCTCTGCAGCCAAGAGGAGACCCGACAGAGAGGAGACACCCAGGTACAGACCCGAGGAGTCTCTCCACCGACAGCCGCCACTGCTCTCCCCCAGCAGCCTGCCCAGGCCCAGGCCTGAGGACAaactgaggaagaagaggaagctgtttgatgatgatgaggaagaggatgcCAGTGTGAGGAAGAAG GAAAAGTCAGATGATCCATATTTTTCCAAACTTCTGCACCAAAtcaagacagaagaagatgaCGAAGATGcatgtgaggaggaggatgacgaaGGAAGGGAGCCTCACTTCCGGACTGGTGTAGAGAAGAAAGGGCGTTTTGGAGACACCGAAGAAGAAGGGGATGACAAGGACTCCAAGAATGAACATTTGAATCCCTGCATTAAAACCCCTGTGGGAGACAGTGACCAGTCTCACTGCAGCTCTCCTCAGGCCGGCCCCAGCAGCGAGGGCGGGAGCGAGACCCAGGAAAAAGGCCCGCGTCCAAAAACTCGCCGTAAACGCCGCTTACCCAACAGGGAGCTGAGCCGAGAACTGAGCAAAGCACTGAACCAAGAAATCCAGAAGACGGAGGACTGCCTGGCCAACGAGAACCGCCAACCCCTAAAGGTGGAGCCGGAGACGGAGAACGAGGAACCCAAGAGGTTGTTCCGCAACGGCAGTGAACTCGGGGATCAGAGGTCCCACCTCAAGACCAAAGAGATGAACGGGACGCCGTGGGAGCTGCGGCACTTTTACCCGAGTCAGATCACTCCACTGGGCTTCAACAGGAGCACCCCAACCAACCGGCCGGTGCCCCCACGCTCCCCACCCAAGTGTGTCCAAATGGAGCGGCACGTCATTCGGCCCCCTCCGATAAGCCCGCCTCCCGACAGACTACCACTAAAAGACGGTAAAACACACGTTATCCAACGTGAGGTCTGGATGAAGATCTTTCGCTATCTCACACACCAGGAGTCGTGTGTCTGCATGAGAGTCTGCAAGACGTGGAACAGATG GTGTTGTGATAAAAGACTGTGGACAAAGATCGATCTGAACCGCTGCACCTCCATCACTCCACTCATGCTGAGCGGGATTATCCGCCGACAGCCAGTTTCCCTAGACCTCAGCTGGACTAACATTTCCAAGAAGCAATTAAGCTGGCTTATTAACAGATTGCCAG GTCTGCGGGTGTTAAAGTTATCAGGGTGTTCTTGGGCTGCTGTGTCTGCTCTCTGCACCTCCAGCTGCCCTCTGCTGCGTACCCTGGACGTGCAGTGGGTGGAGGGACTTAAAGACGCACAGATGAGGGACCTCCTCTCACCCCCCACAGATAACAGACCAG GTCAACTAGACAACCGCTGCAAGTTGCGGAATGTGGAGGACCTGCGTCTGGCGGGTCTGGACATCACTGACACGTCTTTACGTCTCATCAGTCGGCACATGCCCTTGCTGTCTaggctggacctgagctactgCAACCATATCAACGACCAGTCAGTCAACTTACTGACAGCGGCAGGAACCACGACCAGGGACTCTCTAACAGAAATCAACCTGTCCG tttgtaACCGGGTCACAGACCATTCCCTAAGCTTTTTCAAGCGCTGTGGAAGCATCTGTCAGATAGACCTCCGATTCTGCAAGCAGGTGAGCAAGATGGCCTGCGAGAGGTTCATCGCAGAGATGTCTGTGAGTGTACCGTTCAGACTGAAAGAGGACAAACTGCTGCAGAAGACAAGCTAG
- the kdm2ba gene encoding lysine (K)-specific demethylase 2Ba isoform X3 translates to MALSLSGDDEEYDSESEQQRAANRPKPKMGTSSAVKLPSNRSSSGARRRRTRCRKCEACLRTECGECHFCKDMKKFGGPGRMKQSCIMRQCIAPVLPHTAVCVVCKEAGKEDTLEDEEDKFNFMLMECSICNEIVHPNCLKVSDASGVVNDELPNCWECPKCNHAGKSGKQKRGPGFKYASNLPGSLLREQKPVKEEGDASSAAKRRPDREETPRYRPEESLHRQPPLLSPSSLPRPRPEDKLRKKRKLFDDDEEEDASVRKKEKSDDPYFSKLLHQIKTEEDDEDACEEEDDEGREPHFRTGVEKKGRFGDTEEEGDDKDSKNEHLNPCIKTPVGDSDQSHCSSPQAGPSSEGGSETQEKGPRPKTRRKRRLPNRELSRELSKALNQEIQKTEDCLANENRQPLKVEPETENEEPKRLFRNGSELGDQRSHLKTKEMNGTPWELRHFYPSQITPLGFNRSTPTNRPVPPRSPPKCVQMERHVIRPPPISPPPDRLPLKDGKTHVIQREVWMKIFRYLTHQESCVCMRVCKTWNRWCCDKRLWTKIDLNRCTSITPLMLSGIIRRQPVSLDLSWTNISKKQLSWLINRLPGLRVLKLSGCSWAAVSALCTSSCPLLRTLDVQWVEGLKDAQMRDLLSPPTDNRPGQLDNRCKLRNVEDLRLAGLDITDTSLRLISRHMPLLSRLDLSYCNHINDQSVNLLTAAGTTTRDSLTEINLSVCNRVTDHSLSFFKRCGSICQIDLRFCKQVSKMACERFIAEMSVSVPFRLKEDKLLQKTS, encoded by the exons aTGGCCTTGTCATTGAGCGGAGACGATGAGGAATATGATTCAGAGTCTGAGCAG CAGCGGGCAGCCAACCGGCCGAAGCCCAAGATGGGGACGTCGTCAGCCGTTAAGCTGCCGTCCAACCGCAGCTCGTCCGGTGCCAGACGCAGGAGGACACGCTGCCGAAAGTGCGAAGCGTGCCTCCGCACTGAGTGTGGCGAGTGTCACTTCTGCAAGGACATGAAGAAGTTTGGAGGACCGGGCCGCATGAAGCAGTCCTGCATTATGAGGCAGTGCATTGCG CCCGTCCTACcccacacagcagtgtgtgtggtgtgtaaaGAGGCAGGGAAGGAGGATACActggaggacgaggaggacaaGTTCAACTTTATGCTGATGGAGTGCTCCATCTGCAACGAGATCGTCCATCCCAACTGCCTCAAG GTGAGCGATGCGTCTGGAGTGGTGAACGATGAACTCCCTAACTGCTGGGAATGTCCCAAATGCAaccatgctgggaaaagtggaaaa CAAAAAAGGGGTCCGGGCTTCAAATATGCCTCCAACCTCCCCGGCTCTCTGCTGAGGGAACAGAAGCctgtgaaggaggagggggacgCTTCCTCTGCAGCCAAGAGGAGACCCGACAGAGAGGAGACACCCAGGTACAGACCCGAGGAGTCTCTCCACCGACAGCCGCCACTGCTCTCCCCCAGCAGCCTGCCCAGGCCCAGGCCTGAGGACAaactgaggaagaagaggaagctgtttgatgatgatgaggaagaggatgcCAGTGTGAGGAAGAAG GAAAAGTCAGATGATCCATATTTTTCCAAACTTCTGCACCAAAtcaagacagaagaagatgaCGAAGATGcatgtgaggaggaggatgacgaaGGAAGGGAGCCTCACTTCCGGACTGGTGTAGAGAAGAAAGGGCGTTTTGGAGACACCGAAGAAGAAGGGGATGACAAGGACTCCAAGAATGAACATTTGAATCCCTGCATTAAAACCCCTGTGGGAGACAGTGACCAGTCTCACTGCAGCTCTCCTCAGGCCGGCCCCAGCAGCGAGGGCGGGAGCGAGACCCAGGAAAAAGGCCCGCGTCCAAAAACTCGCCGTAAACGCCGCTTACCCAACAGGGAGCTGAGCCGAGAACTGAGCAAAGCACTGAACCAAGAAATCCAGAAGACGGAGGACTGCCTGGCCAACGAGAACCGCCAACCCCTAAAGGTGGAGCCGGAGACGGAGAACGAGGAACCCAAGAGGTTGTTCCGCAACGGCAGTGAACTCGGGGATCAGAGGTCCCACCTCAAGACCAAAGAGATGAACGGGACGCCGTGGGAGCTGCGGCACTTTTACCCGAGTCAGATCACTCCACTGGGCTTCAACAGGAGCACCCCAACCAACCGGCCGGTGCCCCCACGCTCCCCACCCAAGTGTGTCCAAATGGAGCGGCACGTCATTCGGCCCCCTCCGATAAGCCCGCCTCCCGACAGACTACCACTAAAAGACGGTAAAACACACGTTATCCAACGTGAGGTCTGGATGAAGATCTTTCGCTATCTCACACACCAGGAGTCGTGTGTCTGCATGAGAGTCTGCAAGACGTGGAACAGATG GTGTTGTGATAAAAGACTGTGGACAAAGATCGATCTGAACCGCTGCACCTCCATCACTCCACTCATGCTGAGCGGGATTATCCGCCGACAGCCAGTTTCCCTAGACCTCAGCTGGACTAACATTTCCAAGAAGCAATTAAGCTGGCTTATTAACAGATTGCCAG GTCTGCGGGTGTTAAAGTTATCAGGGTGTTCTTGGGCTGCTGTGTCTGCTCTCTGCACCTCCAGCTGCCCTCTGCTGCGTACCCTGGACGTGCAGTGGGTGGAGGGACTTAAAGACGCACAGATGAGGGACCTCCTCTCACCCCCCACAGATAACAGACCAG GTCAACTAGACAACCGCTGCAAGTTGCGGAATGTGGAGGACCTGCGTCTGGCGGGTCTGGACATCACTGACACGTCTTTACGTCTCATCAGTCGGCACATGCCCTTGCTGTCTaggctggacctgagctactgCAACCATATCAACGACCAGTCAGTCAACTTACTGACAGCGGCAGGAACCACGACCAGGGACTCTCTAACAGAAATCAACCTGTCCG tttgtaACCGGGTCACAGACCATTCCCTAAGCTTTTTCAAGCGCTGTGGAAGCATCTGTCAGATAGACCTCCGATTCTGCAAGCAGGTGAGCAAGATGGCCTGCGAGAGGTTCATCGCAGAGATGTCTGTGAGTGTACCGTTCAGACTGAAAGAGGACAAACTGCTGCAGAAGACAAGCTAG
- the LOC121184804 gene encoding calcium release-activated calcium channel protein 1-like, giving the protein MSLNEHSLQALSWRKLYLSRAKLKATSRTSALLSGFAMVAMVEVQLERDYQYPPGLLIAFSACTTVLVAVHLFALMISTCILPNLEAVSNVHNLNSVNESPHERMHRHIELAWAFSTVIGTLLFLTEVMLLCWVKFLPLKSNTKENNGTISSGEAAAIASTCIMVPFGIVFIVFAVHFYRTLVSHKTDRQIRELEQVIQLQNQLEHRAENDVLKAAVHFP; this is encoded by the exons ATGAGCTTGAACGAACACTCCTTGCAGGCTCTGTCATGGAGAAAGCTGTACTTGAGTCGAGCCAAACTAAAAGCCACAAGTCGCACTTCAGCTCTGCTCTCGGGCTTCGCAATG GTTGCCATGGTGGAGGTACAGCTGGAGCGGGATTATCAGTATCCTCCAGGGCTGCTCATAGCCTTCAGTGCCTGCACTACCGTTCTGGTTGCAGTACACCTCTTTGCCCTCATGATCAGCACATGCATCCTCCCGAATCTTGAGGCTGTCAGCAACGTTCACAACCTCAACTCTGTCAACGAGTCTCCTCATGAGCGCATGCACCGCCACATAGAACTGGCCTGGGCTTTCTCCACAGTCATCGgcaccctcctcttcctcacagaGGTGATGCTCTTGTGCTGGGTGAAGTTCTTACCCCTCAAAAGCAACACCAAAGAAAACAACGGCACCATAAGTTCCGGTGAGGCCGCAGCCATCGCTTCCACTTGCATCATGGTGCCATTtggaattgtttttattgtgttcgCCGTCCACTTTTACCGCACACTGGTTAGTCACAAAACGGACCGACAGATCCGAGAGCTGGAGCAGGTCATTCAGCTCCAGAACCAGCTGGAGCACAGGGCTGAGAATGACGTCCTGAAGGCAGCTGTTCATTTCCCTTGA